The Intestinibaculum porci DNA window ATCATCCTGTCGGCTATATCCTTATGGATACCGTTTATAATGATGTTTCTAACGGCCCGTTTATTCAGACTTTTAAGATCATGCCAGGCGGTGTATTTCTTGCCGTCTATCATGATGAAAAAACAGCTGAGGAGATGGTGAATGGCCTTGACTATATTGAAAAGCTGCTTGGCCCGGATGTATTTATTAATAATATAGGGTCTATCCTGACTGACAGAGGCAGTGAATTCTCGCTGGCCGATGAATTCGAAGACAGAGAGTCAGGAACATGCCGAATCTTCTACTGTGATGCGATGCATTCAAATCAGAAGGGATCACTTGAGAACGAGCATCTTGTTTTAAGATATATCTGCCCTAAGAAAAAGAATCTCCGCAAGCT harbors:
- a CDS encoding transposase; this translates as MPGGVFLAVYHDEKTAEEMVNGLDYIEKLLGPDVFINNIGSILTDRGSEFSLADEFEDRESGTCRIFYCDAMHSNQKGSLENEHLVLRYICPKKKNLRKLGLVSQEALNRAVNNINSYSRKLYGGRSLYENTAFMMPEIYEALKCKGYSQIDKDKVELKPSVLKKK